In a genomic window of Salegentibacter salegens:
- a CDS encoding fumarate reductase/succinate dehydrogenase flavoprotein subunit, whose translation MSVFDSKIPKGSLTEKWTNHKNNINLVNPANKRNIDVIVIGTGLAGGSAAATLAELGYNVKTFCYQDSPRRAHSIAAQGGINASKNYQGDGDSDYRLFYDTVKGGDYRSREGNVYRLAEVSGNIIDQCVAQGVPFAREYGGYLDNRSFGGVLVSRTFYAKGQTGQQLLLGAYSAMNRQINRGKIKPYNRHEMMDLVLVDGKARGIIARNMITGEIERHSAHAVVLASGGYGNVFFLSTNAMGSNVTAAWRAHRRGAYFANPCYTQIHPTCIPVSGDHQSKLTLMSESLRNDGRIWVPKNEEDAKAIREGKKKPTELSEEDRDYYLERRYPAFGNLVPRDVASRAAKERCDAGYGVNKTGQAVYLDFASAIERYGKEKAFTSGNKNASKEEITKLGKEVVASKYGNLFDMYQKIVDQNPYETPMMIYPAVHYTMGGLWVDYNLQTTIPGCYAAGEANFSDHGANRLGASALMQGLADGYFVLPYTIGDYLSDDIRTGAISTDSPEFAETEKAVTERIDKLMNAGGKKSVDSYHKELGLIMWNKCGMARNAEGLKEAIEEIAALREDFWKNVKIPGSATSKNAELEKAGRVADFLELGELFAKDALHRNESCGGHFREEYQTEEGEALRDDENFKYVAAWEYKGKPADAILHKEDLVFENIELKTRSYK comes from the coding sequence ATGTCAGTTTTCGATTCAAAAATACCTAAAGGGTCTCTCACAGAAAAGTGGACCAATCATAAAAACAATATCAATCTTGTTAATCCTGCCAACAAACGTAATATAGACGTTATTGTAATAGGAACAGGACTTGCCGGAGGTAGTGCAGCTGCAACTCTTGCGGAATTAGGTTATAATGTAAAAACATTTTGCTACCAGGATTCTCCAAGACGTGCCCACTCTATCGCGGCCCAGGGAGGTATAAATGCTTCAAAAAATTACCAGGGAGACGGCGATTCAGATTACCGTTTGTTTTACGATACCGTAAAAGGGGGCGATTATCGTTCTCGTGAAGGTAACGTATATCGTTTAGCTGAAGTTTCCGGAAATATTATAGATCAATGTGTGGCTCAGGGAGTACCTTTTGCCCGCGAATATGGTGGTTATTTAGATAACCGTTCTTTTGGTGGGGTTTTAGTATCCCGTACTTTTTATGCCAAAGGACAAACAGGACAGCAGTTATTACTGGGAGCATATTCAGCAATGAACCGCCAGATTAACCGTGGAAAAATCAAACCTTATAACCGTCATGAAATGATGGATTTGGTATTGGTAGATGGTAAAGCCCGTGGTATTATTGCGAGAAATATGATTACCGGTGAAATTGAACGCCACTCGGCTCACGCCGTGGTTTTGGCTTCCGGTGGTTATGGTAATGTTTTCTTCCTTTCTACAAACGCGATGGGAAGTAACGTAACGGCCGCCTGGAGAGCACACCGTAGAGGTGCATATTTCGCTAACCCTTGTTATACACAAATTCACCCCACCTGTATTCCGGTTTCCGGAGATCATCAGTCAAAACTTACGTTGATGTCAGAATCTCTACGGAATGATGGCCGAATCTGGGTGCCTAAGAATGAAGAAGATGCGAAAGCAATAAGAGAAGGAAAGAAAAAGCCAACTGAACTTTCAGAAGAAGACAGAGATTATTATTTAGAGCGTCGTTATCCTGCTTTTGGTAACCTTGTGCCTCGAGATGTGGCTTCAAGGGCAGCTAAAGAGCGTTGCGATGCCGGTTATGGAGTAAATAAAACAGGACAGGCAGTTTACCTTGATTTTGCCAGTGCCATAGAGCGTTACGGAAAAGAGAAAGCTTTTACTTCAGGTAATAAAAATGCTTCAAAAGAAGAAATTACAAAACTTGGGAAAGAAGTAGTTGCTTCTAAATATGGAAACCTCTTCGATATGTATCAGAAGATCGTAGACCAGAATCCATATGAAACCCCTATGATGATATACCCTGCTGTTCACTACACTATGGGCGGACTTTGGGTAGATTACAACCTGCAAACTACCATTCCTGGTTGTTATGCTGCCGGAGAAGCAAACTTCTCAGATCACGGCGCTAACAGGCTTGGTGCTTCTGCATTAATGCAGGGACTGGCAGATGGTTATTTCGTATTGCCTTATACCATTGGCGATTATTTATCTGATGATATTCGTACCGGTGCTATCTCTACAGATTCTCCTGAATTTGCTGAAACCGAAAAAGCGGTAACCGAACGTATTGATAAATTAATGAATGCGGGCGGAAAAAAATCGGTAGATTCCTATCACAAGGAATTAGGACTGATTATGTGGAACAAATGCGGAATGGCGCGTAATGCAGAAGGCTTAAAAGAGGCAATTGAAGAAATTGCAGCTTTAAGAGAAGATTTCTGGAAAAACGTAAAAATTCCCGGAAGTGCAACTTCTAAAAACGCCGAGCTTGAAAAAGCAGGTAGAGTAGCCGATTTCCTTGAACTTGGGGAATTGTTCGCTAAAGATGCACTACATAGAAATGAATCTTGTGGAGGGCATTTTAGAGAAGAATACCAAACCGAAGAAGGAGAAGCTTTAAGGGACGATGAGAACTTTAAGTATGTTGCTGCCTGGGAATATAAAGGAAAACCCGCCGATGCCATTCTTCATAAGGAAGACCTGGTATTT
- a CDS encoding succinate dehydrogenase cytochrome b subunit, whose product MGGFLNSTIARKVAMALSGLFLVLFLAQHFTINFLSVISKDLFNEVSHFMGTNFFVQALLQPVLIFGVIFHFVMGFILEAKNRGARNIKYVKFAGNENSSWVSRNMIYSGLVVLAFLGLHFYDFWFPEMVHKYLESHPEDVARYYDELIAKFQSPVRTILYVISFVFLALHLYHGFSSSFQSIGWRNKYAKGLRGFTKAYAIIIPLGFIFIALFHYINNL is encoded by the coding sequence ATGGGTGGATTTCTAAATTCAACCATAGCAAGAAAAGTTGCTATGGCCTTATCGGGACTTTTTCTGGTCTTATTTTTAGCTCAGCATTTTACCATTAATTTTCTTTCAGTAATTAGTAAAGATTTGTTTAATGAAGTTTCTCATTTTATGGGAACCAACTTTTTTGTACAGGCTTTATTGCAGCCGGTTCTAATTTTTGGAGTGATTTTTCACTTTGTGATGGGGTTTATCCTGGAAGCAAAAAACCGGGGAGCAAGGAACATAAAGTATGTTAAGTTTGCCGGAAATGAAAACTCAAGCTGGGTTTCAAGAAATATGATTTACTCCGGACTTGTAGTTTTAGCTTTTTTAGGACTTCACTTTTACGATTTCTGGTTCCCGGAAATGGTTCATAAATATTTAGAATCGCATCCAGAAGATGTAGCCCGATACTATGATGAGTTAATAGCAAAATTCCAAAGCCCGGTTAGAACAATATTATATGTAATTTCATTTGTATTTTTAGCCCTTCACCTTTACCATGGTTTTTCTTCTTCTTTTCAATCTATTGGTTGGAGAAATAAATACGCTAAAGGACTTAGAGGATTCACCAAGGCTTATGCGATTATCATACCGCTAGGATTTATTTTTATAGCCCTTTTTCACTATATTAATAACCTTTAA